In Candidatus Atribacteria bacterium ADurb.Bin276, the genomic stretch AATCACGCCTTTTCCTCTTTTCCCGTTAGCCAACAACAAAACCATGTCATTGGTACTGGTGTCACTATCAACTGTAACCCGGTTAAAGCTCAAATCTACTGCATTCTTTAAGGCTTTTTGGAGACTCCTTGGATCAATTTCCGCATCAGTTAAGATAAAACCGAGCATGGTTGCCATATTTGGCTTAATCATTCCCGATCCCTTTGCAATTCCTGCTAAATGGACTTCTTGACCATCAAGAAAAAAAGTAACGGCTTTTTCTTTTAGAAAAGTATCAGTCGTCATAATTGCCCGAGCAGTATCATATCCCGATGGATTATCAGGATAAAATTCTCGGGTTTGTTTGATACCAATTTCGATTTTATTTAAAGGGAGAAAGTCACCAATCACCCCGGTGGAAGCGACTGCAACCAATGAAGGATCTTCAATATTAAATTCTTGGGCTGCCATTTGAGACATCAATATCGCATCCTCCATACCTTTTGTTCCGGTACAGGCATTGGCAACCCCACTATTCACCACTACCAATTGAATATGATGGTTTTTCTCCAAGTTCATTCGGGTTAGCTCAACTGGAGCAGCACACACCCGATTGGTTGTAAAAACCGCAGCAGCGGCTGCTGGAATTTCAGAAAAAATTATTGCTAAATCATTATTCGATTTCTTTATTCCACAATGCACTCCTCGGGTAAAAAACCCCTCTACAATATCCAAACCACCTGATTTTTGAATTATTTCCTTTTCCACTACTGATACCCCCTATGGATAGAGCACTGAACTCGGTAATCCAACTCGCTCATCGATCCCAAATAAGACATTCATATTTTGAACCGCTTGGCCAGACGCTCCCTTGGTTAGGTTATCAATGGCCGACACAATGACAAAATGATTTTTGCCAACTTGCTTTAAACCGATATCACAGAAATTTGAACCTAATACCCACTTTATTTCTGGAAATTGACCAAGGGGATATACCCTCACCCATGGCTCATTTTGATAAAAATTATCTATAACATTCCACATCTCTTTTTCTGAAATTGATGGATCTCCCTGAACATAGATGGTACTCAATATCCCCCTCTTAATAGGAAGGAGATGAGGAGTAAATATAATCTCAACCGAATCACCGTAAGCTTTGGAGAGCTGTTCTTGTATTTCCGGTTGATGACGGTGTTCGCCAATCTTATAGGCTTTAAAATTTTCATCAACTTCACAAAAATGGGTCACTTCGGTTGGCCTTTTCCCTGCACCAGTCACTC encodes the following:
- the argJ gene encoding Arginine biosynthesis bifunctional protein ArgJ, producing MEKEIIQKSGGLDIVEGFFTRGVHCGIKKSNNDLAIIFSEIPAAAAAVFTTNRVCAAPVELTRMNLEKNHHIQLVVVNSGVANACTGTKGMEDAILMSQMAAQEFNIEDPSLVAVASTGVIGDFLPLNKIEIGIKQTREFYPDNPSGYDTARAIMTTDTFLKEKAVTFFLDGQEVHLAGIAKGSGMIKPNMATMLGFILTDAEIDPRSLQKALKNAVDLSFNRVTVDSDTSTNDMVLLLANGKRGKGVINEKHPDFLIFQEALNRVCRDLAKDIARDGEGATKFINVIVQKAKNESEARTVAFTVAESPLVKTAFFGEDPNWGRIMAAVGRSGILIQPERINITINGVPFVEEGMGTQKMTRNELRSVVQSKELEILIDLGLGDASFNVWTCDFSYDYVKINSHYS